The proteins below are encoded in one region of Caballeronia sp. SL2Y3:
- the xylG gene encoding D-xylose ABC transporter ATP-binding protein: MAQALLEMHGIAKSFGGVKALDGIDLVVNQGECVGLCGENGAGKSTLMKVLSGVYPHGTWQGEIIWDGKPLRAAGIRDTEHAGIIIIHQELMLVPQLSVAENIFLGNEITLPGGRMNYPAMYQRASELLGELNIQGINVAQPVMNYGGGHQQLIEIAKALNKKARLLILDEPSSSLTASETQILLDIVRDLKRRGVACVYISHKLDEVEAVCDTVTVIRDGKHVATHPMRNVSTDRVIAMMVGREITNLFPRPAKEDRQPIGEVVFEARHVTCFDINNPNRKRVDDVSFALRKGEILGVAGLVGAGRTELMQAVFGAYAGQSAAQVIVKGKPVAIRTPGDAIAAGIAMVPEDRKRHGIVPQLGVGHNITLAVLRRFAKGGRIDTAAELDTIHTEMKRLSVRAAHPMLSIASLSGGNQQKAVLTRMLLTNPDVLILDEPTRGVDVGAKYEIYKLMFELAQRGVSIIMVSSELPEVLGVSDRVLVIGEGQLRGDFVNDGLTQEDILSAAIATRQETDSIDSASLA; this comes from the coding sequence ATGGCACAGGCGCTATTGGAGATGCACGGCATCGCCAAGTCGTTCGGCGGCGTCAAGGCGCTCGACGGCATCGACCTCGTCGTGAATCAAGGCGAATGCGTGGGACTTTGCGGTGAAAACGGCGCGGGCAAGTCGACGCTCATGAAAGTGCTGTCGGGCGTCTATCCGCATGGAACGTGGCAGGGCGAAATCATCTGGGATGGCAAGCCGCTTCGGGCGGCCGGCATTCGCGACACCGAGCATGCGGGCATCATCATCATTCACCAGGAACTCATGCTGGTGCCGCAACTGTCGGTGGCCGAGAACATCTTCCTGGGTAACGAGATCACGCTGCCCGGCGGGCGCATGAATTACCCGGCGATGTATCAGCGCGCAAGCGAACTGCTAGGCGAGCTGAACATACAGGGCATCAACGTGGCGCAGCCGGTGATGAATTACGGCGGCGGCCACCAGCAATTGATCGAGATTGCCAAGGCGCTCAACAAGAAGGCGAGACTGCTCATTCTCGACGAACCTTCTTCATCGCTTACCGCGTCGGAAACGCAGATTCTTTTGGATATCGTGCGAGACCTCAAGCGGCGCGGCGTCGCCTGCGTGTATATCTCGCACAAGCTCGACGAAGTCGAAGCCGTGTGCGACACCGTGACCGTGATTCGCGACGGCAAGCACGTCGCGACGCATCCGATGCGGAACGTCAGCACCGACCGCGTCATCGCGATGATGGTCGGGCGCGAGATCACGAATCTCTTTCCGCGCCCGGCGAAGGAAGACCGGCAGCCGATCGGCGAGGTGGTGTTCGAAGCGCGTCACGTGACATGCTTCGACATCAACAATCCGAACCGCAAACGTGTGGACGACGTGTCGTTCGCACTGAGAAAAGGCGAGATTCTCGGCGTCGCGGGGCTCGTCGGCGCGGGGCGCACCGAACTCATGCAGGCCGTGTTCGGCGCATACGCGGGTCAGAGTGCTGCGCAGGTCATCGTGAAAGGCAAGCCCGTTGCCATTCGCACGCCCGGCGACGCGATCGCAGCGGGCATCGCCATGGTGCCCGAAGATCGCAAGCGTCATGGCATCGTTCCGCAACTGGGCGTCGGGCATAACATCACGCTCGCGGTGCTCAGGCGTTTTGCCAAAGGCGGACGTATCGATACGGCTGCGGAACTCGATACCATCCACACCGAGATGAAACGGCTGTCCGTGCGCGCGGCGCATCCGATGTTGTCCATCGCGAGTCTGTCAGGCGGCAATCAGCAGAAGGCCGTACTCACGCGCATGCTGTTGACCAATCCCGATGTGCTGATTCTGGACGAACCCACGCGCGGCGTCGACGTAGGCGCGAAGTACGAGATTTACAAGCTGATGTTCGAACTCGCGCAACGCGGCGTATCCATCATCATGGTGTCGTCGGAATTGCCGGAAGTGCTCGGTGTCTCGGACCGCGTGCTCGTCATCGGCGAAGGCCAGTTACGAGGCGATTTCGTCAACGACGGCCTCACGCAGGAAGACATTCTTTCGGCCGCCATCGCAACGCGGCAGGAAACCGACTCAATCGATTCAGCGAGCCTCGCATGA
- a CDS encoding sugar ABC transporter permease — MTPDLISTPKPSKDEKGAPQPAGQRMKQLFTRYKLLALLLAVAVIWLFFSFLTNGAFVTPRNLSNLLRQMSITGMLACGMVFVIISGEIDLSVGSLLGLLGGVAAILDVTYHWPIAATLLVVMVLGVAIGLFNGWWSTYRRVPSFIVGLGGMLAYRGVLLGITGGSTIAPVSDSLVFIGQGYLPRVAGDTLAIALFALLAVLTLRQRRSRQRYGLPVVAAWQDGVKIIAAGVILFAFVATLNRYGGIPVPVLVLLALLGVFTYIATQTVFGRRIYAVGSNLEATRLSGINTDRVKLAIFALMGLMCAFGGLVNTARLAAGSPSAGSMGELDAIAACFIGGTSMRGGSGTVYGAIIGALVMASLDNGMSMLDVDSYWQMIVKGAILVLAVWIDVVSGTARR; from the coding sequence ATGACTCCCGATCTCATTTCGACGCCCAAGCCAAGCAAGGACGAGAAGGGCGCGCCGCAGCCCGCCGGCCAGCGCATGAAGCAGCTCTTCACGCGCTATAAACTCTTAGCGCTGCTGCTCGCCGTCGCCGTCATCTGGCTGTTCTTCTCGTTCCTGACCAATGGCGCGTTCGTCACGCCGCGCAATCTCTCGAACCTTTTGCGGCAGATGTCGATTACCGGCATGCTTGCGTGCGGCATGGTGTTCGTCATCATCTCCGGCGAGATCGACTTGTCGGTGGGCTCGCTGCTCGGGCTGCTCGGCGGCGTGGCCGCGATTCTCGATGTCACGTATCACTGGCCTATCGCGGCGACCTTGCTGGTAGTGATGGTGCTCGGCGTTGCCATTGGTCTTTTCAACGGCTGGTGGTCCACTTATCGAAGAGTGCCCTCGTTCATTGTGGGACTCGGCGGCATGCTGGCCTATCGCGGTGTTTTGCTGGGTATAACCGGCGGTTCGACCATTGCGCCGGTGTCGGATTCACTCGTGTTTATCGGGCAAGGCTACTTGCCGCGCGTGGCCGGCGATACGCTCGCCATCGCGCTCTTCGCTCTGCTCGCAGTGTTGACCTTGCGCCAGCGACGCAGCCGTCAGCGTTATGGCTTGCCGGTTGTCGCGGCGTGGCAGGACGGCGTGAAGATCATCGCGGCGGGCGTGATTCTCTTCGCATTCGTCGCGACGCTGAACCGTTACGGCGGCATTCCGGTCCCCGTGCTCGTGCTGCTCGCGCTGCTCGGCGTCTTCACCTATATCGCGACGCAAACGGTCTTCGGCCGGCGCATCTATGCGGTCGGCTCCAATCTGGAGGCGACGCGCCTGTCCGGCATCAACACCGACCGCGTGAAGCTCGCCATCTTCGCGCTCATGGGTTTGATGTGCGCGTTCGGCGGACTCGTCAATACGGCGCGTCTCGCGGCTGGCTCGCCTTCTGCCGGATCGATGGGCGAGCTCGACGCCATCGCGGCATGCTTCATCGGCGGAACGTCGATGCGTGGCGGCTCCGGCACCGTGTATGGCGCGATCATCGGCGCGCTCGTGATGGCGAGCCTCGACAACGGCATGTCGATGCTGGATGTCGACTCGTACTGGCAGATGATCGTCAAAGGCGCGATCCTCGTGCTCGCCGTGTGGATCGATGTCGTGTCGGGAACCGCGCGTCGATAA
- a CDS encoding 3-deoxy-D-arabino-heptulosonate 7-phosphate synthase translates to MSAPLLLREILRVVARRYRLPALSAVSNGSSIPSPATALAIVIEEARCAVSHGEAPSIEMKQAFLEGLARLIEEALQDESGDPVFKATLLRHRVAEVREYVSLSAHAKQDRRSIRASVNAIAHPGKQRASSDAQREAFAKLHAHASSPCISGLADIAQRLLAIAEIADEPQSRDALTRLIENPSLLRLQRLETLLRDERVQAYLSLWDRHGPRSGSAQAAAEGNASQRRGAAAEGRASHALQAIANRLGDEEGDRAAYRVVTSMHVPASIPGRAERAKSEWDAVLLERADNTDEAPEWDVCLLVESKASVDAATTDLSRLLRGIELLAHADENVSYAFETAQGAVRLRGSSLHRLTTDEASLQGTVLYCCDAPADTAQRVLGAGSRMQLLSAPASLDFACMLQDHRPADVRTLEPVWNDLLESPRWRGVLHQYPMLRRVRELMVHTEDLLVSIDQVLPNV, encoded by the coding sequence ATGTCTGCTCCGCTCCTGCTTCGAGAAATATTGCGCGTCGTGGCGCGCCGATACCGTTTGCCGGCGCTCTCTGCAGTGTCGAATGGATCGTCGATACCGTCGCCCGCCACGGCGCTTGCAATCGTTATCGAAGAGGCGCGCTGCGCGGTCTCGCACGGTGAAGCGCCGAGCATAGAGATGAAGCAGGCTTTCCTCGAAGGGCTTGCACGCCTGATCGAAGAAGCCTTGCAGGACGAATCCGGCGACCCTGTTTTCAAGGCCACGTTGCTCCGGCACCGCGTAGCGGAAGTGCGTGAATACGTGTCGCTGTCGGCGCACGCGAAGCAGGATCGTCGATCCATTCGCGCCAGTGTCAACGCTATCGCTCATCCTGGCAAACAACGCGCGTCGTCGGATGCGCAACGCGAGGCCTTCGCGAAATTGCACGCTCATGCGTCGTCGCCGTGCATATCCGGCCTTGCCGATATCGCACAACGCCTACTGGCCATTGCCGAAATCGCCGACGAACCCCAGTCTCGCGATGCCCTGACGCGGCTGATCGAGAATCCTTCCTTGCTTCGGCTGCAACGTCTCGAAACGCTGCTTCGTGATGAGCGCGTGCAGGCGTATCTGTCGCTATGGGACCGGCATGGTCCGCGTTCCGGCAGCGCGCAAGCCGCCGCGGAAGGTAATGCTTCGCAGAGGCGCGGCGCAGCGGCCGAAGGGCGCGCCAGTCACGCGCTGCAAGCTATTGCAAACCGTCTGGGAGACGAAGAGGGCGATCGTGCGGCGTATCGCGTCGTGACCTCCATGCACGTTCCCGCGTCCATTCCGGGTCGCGCCGAACGTGCCAAGAGCGAGTGGGATGCGGTGCTGCTCGAACGGGCTGATAACACCGATGAAGCGCCGGAATGGGATGTCTGTCTGCTCGTCGAATCGAAGGCCTCTGTCGATGCGGCGACGACCGATCTGTCCCGGCTGCTTCGTGGTATCGAACTCCTGGCGCATGCAGACGAAAACGTCTCGTACGCATTCGAAACGGCTCAAGGCGCCGTGCGCCTGCGCGGTTCGTCGCTGCACCGCTTGACGACCGACGAGGCCAGCCTGCAAGGCACCGTTCTGTATTGCTGCGATGCGCCTGCCGACACGGCGCAGCGCGTGCTCGGCGCGGGCAGCCGCATGCAGCTGCTGTCGGCGCCAGCGAGCCTCGATTTCGCCTGCATGCTGCAGGATCATCGACCAGCCGATGTCCGAACGCTCGAACCCGTGTGGAATGATCTGCTCGAGTCGCCTCGCTGGCGCGGCGTGCTGCATCAATACCCGATGCTGCGACGAGTGCGCGAACTCATGGTCCATACGGAAGACTTGTTGGTTTCAATCGATCAGGTCTTGCCCAATGTTTGA
- a CDS encoding cytochrome b yields MKRTDANHFSPAARWIHWLMAVLVIGMLFIGVGMVATLSSWHQTLIAIHRPLGIVILVLTALRLAVRLTHRTPALPDDMPRWQQRIAHGSHWLFYALLFAMPLVGWSMLSAGGFPIVMLGGVHLPPIAPVNVRLYALLRSAHTYLALLLFATFVMHFAAALFHGLIRRDGVLSSMARSGR; encoded by the coding sequence ATGAAGCGCACTGACGCGAACCACTTCAGTCCGGCCGCGCGCTGGATTCACTGGCTCATGGCGGTCCTCGTGATCGGCATGCTGTTCATCGGCGTCGGCATGGTCGCGACGCTTTCGTCGTGGCATCAGACCTTGATCGCCATACATCGCCCTCTCGGCATCGTGATTCTCGTGCTTACGGCGCTGCGTCTCGCCGTACGCTTGACGCACCGCACGCCCGCCCTTCCCGACGATATGCCGCGTTGGCAGCAACGCATCGCGCATGGCTCGCACTGGCTCTTCTATGCGCTGCTCTTCGCCATGCCGCTCGTCGGATGGTCGATGCTATCTGCAGGCGGGTTTCCGATCGTCATGCTGGGCGGCGTGCATCTGCCGCCGATCGCACCGGTGAACGTGCGTCTTTATGCGTTGCTGAGAAGCGCGCACACGTATCTCGCGCTGCTGCTGTTCGCGACCTTCGTGATGCACTTCGCCGCGGCGCTGTTTCATGGGCTGATTCGTCGCGACGGCGTGCTTTCGAGCATGGCGCGCAGCGGCCGATGA
- a CDS encoding catalase family peroxidase yields the protein MRLLRSPRRHARELAKLAVIGGSVLAIGTAFAYVAGIGDTHKLTSTKIVDTFESVSGVHAGYRRNHAKGVCVEGWFDSNGNASSLSRAEVFTRERTPVTGRFAIPGPNPFVSDSGNPVRSLALEFRLRDGEQWRTAMNSTPVFIVNSAQGFYEQLVASRPDPKTGKPDPAKLAAFFAAHPETQPFRDWVKAHAPSSSYANAAYYGINAFRATDASGATHAVRWSLVPEADYEAVSQSDAARHDFLDEELRGRLAHGPQRWHLILTVAQPGDVTNDATQAWPDDRKHIDAGTLVITRESPQADGACRDINFDPTVLPAGLMVSDDPLLAARSSAYSVSFNRRTHEEAHHEAH from the coding sequence ATGAGACTCTTGCGGAGTCCAAGGCGACATGCACGCGAACTCGCGAAGCTGGCGGTGATCGGCGGCAGCGTGCTCGCAATCGGCACCGCGTTCGCCTACGTGGCGGGCATCGGCGACACGCACAAGCTGACTTCGACGAAGATCGTCGACACGTTCGAAAGCGTTAGCGGCGTGCATGCGGGATACCGGCGCAATCATGCCAAAGGCGTATGCGTCGAAGGCTGGTTCGACAGCAACGGCAACGCGTCATCGCTCTCCCGTGCAGAAGTGTTCACGCGGGAGCGCACGCCGGTGACAGGCAGGTTCGCGATACCCGGCCCGAATCCGTTTGTCAGCGATTCAGGCAACCCCGTGCGCAGCCTCGCCCTCGAATTCCGGCTGCGCGATGGCGAGCAGTGGCGCACTGCAATGAACAGTACTCCGGTGTTTATCGTGAACAGCGCGCAGGGATTTTATGAGCAACTGGTCGCATCGCGTCCCGATCCGAAGACCGGCAAGCCCGATCCCGCGAAGCTCGCCGCCTTCTTTGCGGCGCATCCTGAAACCCAGCCCTTTCGCGATTGGGTCAAGGCGCACGCGCCGTCATCGAGCTATGCTAATGCCGCGTATTACGGCATCAACGCGTTCCGAGCGACCGACGCCTCCGGCGCTACGCATGCCGTGCGCTGGTCCCTCGTGCCCGAAGCTGACTACGAGGCCGTATCGCAAAGTGACGCCGCGCGTCACGACTTCCTCGACGAAGAGTTGAGAGGACGCCTCGCTCACGGCCCGCAACGGTGGCACCTGATCTTGACGGTCGCGCAACCGGGTGACGTCACGAACGACGCGACCCAAGCATGGCCCGACGACCGCAAGCATATCGACGCGGGCACGCTCGTAATTACCCGCGAGAGCCCGCAAGCCGACGGCGCTTGCCGCGACATCAACTTCGACCCGACCGTGCTGCCCGCTGGCCTCATGGTCTCGGACGACCCTTTGCTCGCGGCGCGTTCGTCCGCGTATTCCGTTTCGTTCAACCGCAGAACGCATGAGGAGGCGCATCATGAAGCGCACTGA
- a CDS encoding DUF4148 domain-containing protein — protein sequence MNIAKVFAVSAALVVSTGAFAQGLTRDEVRAQLVQAEQNGSRLVTDASYPDVSPIYQNQAARMKAPESGAYGGMKTASGAGSASMSPSDCVGPYSFCHIYAGS from the coding sequence ATGAACATCGCCAAAGTATTCGCCGTTTCCGCCGCACTCGTCGTCTCGACGGGCGCATTCGCGCAAGGTCTCACGCGCGACGAAGTGCGTGCGCAACTCGTGCAGGCCGAGCAGAACGGCTCGCGTCTCGTGACCGATGCCTCTTATCCGGACGTCAGCCCCATCTATCAGAATCAGGCAGCGCGCATGAAGGCGCCGGAGAGCGGCGCGTATGGCGGCATGAAGACCGCGTCGGGCGCGGGGAGTGCGTCGATGAGCCCGTCCGACTGCGTGGGTCCTTACAGCTTCTGCCATATCTATGCGGGCTCGTGA
- a CDS encoding anti-sigma factor, whose amino-acid sequence MDPHSDTRLSEADVQAFADGLLASERAASLHAYLARRPEEARRIVFYDRLNAQLREMFRDDRSAREASHRRTGARLRLCAAVAGCLLLVIGAIWATVRVPDAALERAAVSALAIQATAPARAASIAGAPDLSSAGFHAVDATTVTLGAFSTVKVFAYRNASNQPLVLVSTCAPPSFMRATWHAHRIGTARLIEWITTSGVRTVVGTRAGTPGLMRAAEVSMARQNMQWNER is encoded by the coding sequence GTGGACCCGCATTCCGACACCCGCCTTTCCGAAGCCGACGTACAGGCCTTCGCCGACGGCCTGCTCGCGTCGGAACGGGCCGCGTCGCTGCATGCCTATCTCGCTCGCCGGCCGGAGGAAGCGCGCAGGATCGTATTCTATGATCGGCTCAATGCCCAGTTGCGCGAGATGTTCCGCGACGACCGCAGCGCGCGAGAAGCGAGTCATCGGCGGACCGGCGCGCGGTTGCGGCTGTGCGCAGCCGTTGCCGGTTGTCTTCTGCTCGTGATCGGCGCAATCTGGGCCACGGTGCGCGTACCGGACGCAGCACTGGAACGCGCAGCCGTGTCCGCCCTGGCGATTCAGGCGACGGCGCCTGCGCGCGCGGCGAGCATCGCGGGCGCGCCCGATCTTTCATCGGCGGGCTTTCACGCCGTCGATGCGACGACTGTCACGCTCGGGGCATTCTCGACCGTGAAGGTGTTCGCTTACCGTAACGCGAGCAATCAGCCGCTCGTGCTGGTCTCGACGTGTGCGCCGCCGTCGTTCATGCGCGCAACGTGGCACGCGCATAGAATCGGAACGGCGCGTCTTATCGAATGGATCACGACATCGGGCGTTCGCACGGTGGTCGGAACTCGCGCCGGTACGCCGGGCCTCATGCGTGCCGCCGAAGTGTCGATGGCTCGTCAGAACATGCAATGGAATGAACGATGA
- a CDS encoding sigma-70 family RNA polymerase sigma factor — protein MSVREQLMDHLPRLRRYARALIRNQELADDLVQDTLERALRHTDKFQSGTDLRAWLFTIMHNVFANQTRRADARAVHVSVDDDPLDESQFAVASRDTQSLEMRDLDYALQRLPVEQRQVVLLVGLEEMSYAEVALALEIPLGTVMSRLSRGRERLRALMAGKQEGVQLKVVR, from the coding sequence ATGAGCGTGCGCGAACAACTCATGGATCATCTGCCGCGCTTGCGTCGTTATGCTCGCGCGTTGATCCGCAATCAGGAACTCGCCGACGATCTCGTGCAGGACACGCTGGAACGCGCGCTCAGGCACACGGACAAGTTTCAGTCGGGCACCGATCTGCGTGCATGGCTCTTCACGATCATGCATAACGTCTTCGCGAATCAGACGCGACGCGCGGATGCACGCGCGGTACACGTATCGGTCGACGACGACCCTCTCGACGAAAGCCAGTTCGCGGTGGCAAGCCGGGACACGCAATCGCTCGAAATGCGAGACCTCGATTACGCGCTGCAACGGCTGCCGGTCGAACAGCGTCAGGTGGTGCTGCTGGTCGGCCTCGAAGAGATGTCGTATGCGGAAGTGGCCCTTGCGCTGGAGATTCCGCTCGGCACGGTGATGTCGCGCCTATCGCGTGGACGCGAAAGGTTACGCGCGCTCATGGCGGGCAAGCAGGAAGGCGTGCAACTGAAGGTGGTGCGATGA
- a CDS encoding anti-sigma factor — protein sequence MNKQTTSISEEDIQGYVDGVLGEQRREEIDRLLETDSALANRVSDYFALSGMLHDRFDRVMQEPLPERLTRVLDTLDAPDTPDASTTRAAKVNAGRGPAANWPKYAGMAATLVLGIGIGVAGMMSPPARDMLASGNDNPSLRHASLTKDESFARQSAIAYVTYAPMVTRPVEVGADQEEELVKWLSNRLGTDVHAPVLTRVGFNLMGGRLLPGDEGPIAQFMYHDAKGERITLNVSHRKVSTDVTAFKLYQDGSVNVFYWVDGDFGYAVSGAIARPQLLAVSHDVYEQLTARNGQGAAAR from the coding sequence ATGAACAAACAAACGACTTCCATCAGCGAAGAGGATATCCAGGGCTATGTCGATGGCGTGCTCGGCGAACAACGGCGCGAAGAGATCGATCGGCTGCTGGAAACCGATTCTGCGCTCGCAAACCGCGTCAGCGATTACTTCGCGTTGAGCGGCATGCTTCACGATCGCTTCGATCGCGTAATGCAAGAACCGTTGCCGGAGCGTTTGACGCGCGTGCTGGACACGCTGGATGCGCCCGATACACCCGATGCCAGCACCACGCGCGCCGCAAAGGTGAACGCCGGCCGCGGTCCCGCGGCGAACTGGCCGAAGTATGCGGGCATGGCGGCGACGCTCGTGCTCGGCATAGGCATCGGCGTGGCCGGCATGATGAGTCCGCCCGCACGCGACATGCTCGCGTCCGGCAATGACAACCCGTCGCTTCGTCATGCAAGCCTGACGAAGGACGAGTCCTTCGCGCGGCAATCCGCGATTGCTTATGTCACGTATGCGCCGATGGTGACGCGCCCGGTCGAGGTCGGCGCGGATCAGGAAGAAGAGCTCGTCAAGTGGCTGTCGAACCGGCTCGGCACCGACGTGCATGCGCCCGTGCTCACGCGCGTGGGGTTCAATCTGATGGGCGGACGGTTATTGCCCGGCGACGAAGGTCCGATTGCGCAATTCATGTATCACGATGCGAAGGGCGAGCGCATCACGCTCAACGTGTCGCATCGCAAGGTGAGCACGGACGTGACTGCGTTCAAGCTCTATCAGGATGGCTCCGTCAACGTGTTCTATTGGGTCGATGGCGATTTCGGCTATGCGGTGTCGGGTGCAATCGCGCGTCCGCAATTGCTGGCCGTTTCGCATGACGTGTACGAACAATTGACCGCGAGGAACGGGCAGGGCGCGGCTGCACGATGA
- a CDS encoding FAD-binding oxidoreductase translates to MTATEAIRALRETLGADVVALPDEFGDRRVVDWSGLPGEIPLALIRPRTTEEVAQALSICSRFRQPVVTQGGLTGLVGGANARGGEVALSLDRMNRIVEIDEVSGTMTVEAGTALQTVQEAASAAGFYFPLDLGARGSCSIGGNLATNAGGNRVIKYGMMRDQVLGLEAVLASGAIVGDLNKMIKNNSGYDLRHLLIGSEGTLAVITRVVLRLRPKPTATATAWCGLPDFNAVTTLLARSQARLASGVSAFEVMWAGYHDAVLANLPQLRAPLGSAHPFYVLLESVGTDPARHGEAFEEFLGAMLEEGIVTDAAIASSEAHALAFWAIRDAPGEYQRFIPNHAAYDVSFSIAQVGEAAARCEARLREHWPQSLVMIYGHLGDGNIHIVVDVPGMGKHDHDDIDRVIYDVTRELNGSISAEHGIGVKKRAFLSQSRRETDIDAMRAIKSALDPLGLLNPGKVV, encoded by the coding sequence ATGACGGCAACAGAAGCAATACGCGCATTGCGCGAGACTCTAGGCGCGGACGTGGTCGCGCTTCCGGATGAATTCGGCGACCGGCGCGTCGTGGACTGGAGCGGACTGCCGGGCGAGATTCCGCTCGCGCTCATTCGCCCGCGCACGACGGAAGAAGTGGCACAGGCGCTTTCCATTTGCTCGCGCTTCCGGCAGCCCGTGGTCACACAGGGCGGATTGACGGGACTCGTCGGCGGCGCCAATGCGCGCGGCGGCGAAGTGGCGCTGAGCCTGGATCGCATGAACCGCATCGTCGAGATCGACGAAGTGTCCGGCACGATGACGGTCGAAGCCGGCACCGCGTTGCAGACCGTGCAGGAAGCGGCGAGCGCGGCGGGCTTCTACTTTCCGCTCGATCTCGGCGCACGCGGCAGCTGTTCGATAGGCGGCAATCTCGCGACGAACGCGGGCGGCAATCGCGTCATCAAGTACGGCATGATGCGCGATCAGGTGCTCGGGCTGGAGGCGGTGCTGGCAAGCGGTGCCATCGTCGGCGATCTCAACAAGATGATCAAGAACAACAGCGGCTACGACTTGCGGCATCTGCTGATCGGAAGCGAAGGCACGCTTGCGGTCATTACGCGCGTCGTGCTGCGTCTGCGGCCGAAGCCCACTGCGACGGCAACGGCATGGTGCGGCTTGCCGGACTTCAACGCGGTGACCACGCTGCTCGCCCGCTCGCAGGCGAGGCTGGCGTCGGGCGTGTCGGCATTCGAGGTCATGTGGGCCGGCTATCACGATGCGGTGCTGGCCAACTTGCCGCAGCTGCGCGCGCCGCTCGGTTCAGCGCATCCGTTCTATGTCTTGCTCGAAAGCGTCGGGACCGATCCGGCGCGCCACGGCGAAGCGTTCGAAGAATTTCTCGGCGCGATGCTGGAAGAAGGCATCGTGACGGACGCGGCGATTGCGTCGTCGGAAGCGCATGCGCTTGCGTTCTGGGCGATCCGCGATGCGCCCGGCGAGTATCAGCGGTTCATACCGAACCACGCTGCGTATGACGTGAGCTTTTCGATCGCGCAAGTCGGCGAGGCTGCCGCGCGCTGCGAGGCGCGTCTGCGCGAGCACTGGCCGCAGTCGCTCGTCATGATTTACGGGCATCTGGGCGACGGGAACATTCATATCGTCGTGGACGTGCCGGGCATGGGCAAGCACGACCATGACGATATCGACCGCGTCATCTATGACGTCACGCGCGAGTTGAACGGGTCGATATCAGCGGAGCACGGCATCGGCGTCAAGAAGCGAGCGTTCCTTTCGCAAAGCCGTCGCGAGACCGACATCGACGCGATGCGCGCGATCAAGAGCGCGCTCGATCCGCTCGGGCTTTTGAATCCGGGCAAGGTCGTCTAA
- a CDS encoding SDR family oxidoreductase, giving the protein MKTEFDFSGKRVLVTGASSGIGRACAQTLARCGAHVVAAGRDAAALDTLANETGCETLRLDVGAHRSVIDAALEPFDAFDGLVNCAGIASLEPALELDADAFDRVMAVNARGAALVARAVALKMVGRGGSIVNVSSQASLVGLPDHLSYCASKAALDSITRVLCIELGRHGIRVNSVNPTVTLTPMARFAWSDPLKSQPMLQAIPLGRFAEPEEVVGPVLFLLSDAASMISGVSLAVDGGYTAR; this is encoded by the coding sequence ATGAAAACCGAGTTCGACTTTAGCGGCAAGCGCGTTCTGGTGACGGGCGCATCAAGCGGAATCGGGCGTGCCTGCGCGCAGACGCTGGCGCGTTGCGGCGCGCATGTCGTCGCGGCGGGGCGCGATGCCGCCGCGCTCGATACGCTCGCGAACGAAACGGGCTGCGAAACGCTGCGGCTCGATGTGGGCGCGCATCGTTCGGTCATCGATGCGGCGCTGGAGCCGTTCGATGCGTTCGATGGTCTCGTGAACTGCGCGGGCATTGCATCGCTCGAACCGGCGCTCGAACTCGACGCGGATGCGTTCGACCGCGTGATGGCCGTCAATGCGCGAGGCGCCGCGCTGGTCGCCCGAGCCGTCGCGCTAAAGATGGTCGGCCGTGGCGGCAGCATTGTGAACGTGTCGAGTCAGGCGTCGCTCGTCGGCTTGCCTGACCATCTCAGCTATTGCGCGTCGAAAGCGGCGTTGGATTCGATTACTCGCGTGCTTTGCATCGAGCTCGGACGACATGGCATCCGCGTCAACAGCGTCAATCCGACGGTCACGCTCACGCCGATGGCGCGCTTTGCCTGGAGCGATCCGCTCAAGAGCCAGCCGATGCTTCAGGCGATTCCGCTCGGACGTTTTGCGGAGCCTGAGGAAGTCGTGGGGCCCGTGCTGTTCTTGCTGAGCGATGCGGCGTCGATGATTAGCGGGGTGTCGTTGGCGGTCGATGGGGGGTATACGGCGCGTTGA